Proteins encoded within one genomic window of Mya arenaria isolate MELC-2E11 chromosome 13, ASM2691426v1:
- the LOC128213949 gene encoding uncharacterized protein LOC128213949 yields MENPPDFYRIMSLRLSRALSDIGVNRWMVRRRRGTFLMIEASSTIENKLHGLDGTSFIFGSQSEGTTTPGLNSDIDQLICLNDTNIMSSWSEWEAGKKNMLMVKEDTCSPQHYLLQEIRRDSPEPVINSSDVLHVVDSKGRVLYVNTLFGTLIQLKSIKENLLYYSSGPSHSPFKMFDFVFAYWCRSFPLECHAWFERPRPGHWPTPEMLRDVRDCGCFLVPDGYFDSYYRHVEWRISPSLIERTLMVSMKTVQLKCYVVLKILKSHVINPHLDNEGKLTSFHCKTALLFAAERLPSEMWRENRLMECIVYCLKLLLGWTKTGMCPHYIVAGVNLFHGKFTSRQLQNLSKIISNIIDTHLVVLAYIQADDLGNRMFSTNIRTVRYSEGLHISTKHSLCRWLSVHAHFSINIDFRLILSKTSDFMPKDMISYLDLYLKTVRTYVHVLLFPLRVQYFDYVFRQVLSVFASTAASCCIRNGSVVPRNILCLFESSLDTDVASSRLKLASFLVCHNELERAADVLNDVERRYDDNVQAVCTCGNMNPFNTEHYKPLCTTSVVNNDDVLLTNKTALCVRYSRQEAFCAPPILHYEMVRGLGEDINHRKVNERDWMNWAVVDSLPYLYYLQYLTFRDLGQRGRQRQAVLNLFNCYRDASCRSHLYHRETYFNLVGHCREMEGLPELALLQYRRSVEGMPRNNAAHWHIYRLNHGYEI; encoded by the coding sequence ATGGAGAACCCGCCCGACTTTTACCGGATCATGTCTCTCCGTCTGTCCAGGGCGTTAAGCGACATTGGCGTCAACAGGTGGATGGTGAGGAGAAGAAGGGGAACTTTCCTCATGATAGAGGCGAGCAGCACGATCGAGAATAAACTACACGGACTTGATGGTACTAGTTTCATTTTCGGGAGTCAGTCAGAGGGAACAACTACACCGGGACTAAACTCCGATATTGACCAATTAATCTGCTTAAACGACACCAACATCATGTCATCCTGGTCTGAATGGGAAGCCGGGAAGAAAAACATGCTGATGGTGAAGGAGGACACGTGCTCTCCACAACATTATCTTCTACAGGAGATTAGACGTGACTCACCTGAACCAGTCATTAATTCAAGTGATGTACTCCATGTAGTTGACAGTAAGGGCCGTGTACTATATGTAAACACATTATTTGGAACTTTAATACAACTGAAATCAATAAAAGAGAATTTACTTTACTACTCCAGTGGCCCCTCGCATAGcccttttaaaatgtttgacttTGTGTTCGCGTATTGGTGCAGGTCATTTCCGCTAGAATGCCACGCGTGGTTTGAACGACCGAGGCCCGGCCACTGGCCGACACCGGAAATGCTGAGAGACGTAAGAGATTGTGGGTGTTTTCTTGTTCCTGATGGATACTTTGACAGCTATTACAGACATGTTGAATGGAGAATTTCTCCTAGTCTTATTGAGAGAACACTGATGGTTAGCATGAAAACAGTACAGCTTAAATGTTATGTGGTTCTGAAGATTCTAAAATCACACGTCATCAACCCCCATTTAGATAATGAAGGAAAACTGACAAGTTTTCACTGCAAAACTGCCCTGCTTTTCGCCGCGGAAAGGTTGCCGTCCGAAATGTGGAGAGAAAATCGCTTGATGGAATGTATTgtgtattgtttgaaattgttgCTTGGTTGGACGAAAACCGGTATGTGCCCTCACTACATTGTAGCAGGCGTGAATCTTTTTCATGGAAAATTTACAAGTCGGCAGTTACAAAATCTTTCTAAGatcatttcaaatatcattgaCACTCACTTAGTAGTACTCGCGTACATACAAGCAGACGATTTAGGCAACCGGATGTTCAGCACAAATATCAGAACTGTTCGCTACAGTGAAGGGTTACACATATCGACAAAACATAGTTTATGTAGGTGGCTAAGTGTACATGCTCACTTCAGTATTAATATAGATTTCCGGTTAATTCTGTCTAAGACGTCTGATTTCATGCCTAAAGATATGATTTCATATCTCGACCTATATCTTAAAACAGTACGTACATATGTTCATGTGCTGCTGTTTCCATTAAGAGTACAATATTTTGACTATGTTTTTAGACAAGTGTTGAGCGTTTTTGCATCCACTGCTGCATCATGTTGCATACGGAATGGTAGTGTTGTTCCTAGAAATATACTGTGTCTGTTCGAAAGTTCCTTAGATACGGATGTGGCGTCATCAAGATTGAAGTTGGCTTCTTTTCTCGTCTGTCATAATGAGCTTGAAAGAGCAGCGGACGTTCTGAATGATGTTGAACGTAGATATGACGACAACGTACAAGCTGTATGTACATGTGGAAATATGAATCCTTTCAATACAGAACATTACAAACCACTGTGCACTACCAGTGTTGTTAATAACGATGACGtgttattaacaaacaaaacgGCATTATGTGTTCGCTACTCGAGACAGGAGGCGTTCTGTGCACCACCGATATTACACTACGAGATGGTAAGGGGATTAGGCGAGGATATCAATCATAGGAAAGTTAATGAGCGTGATTGGATGAACTGGGCCGTTGTGGACTCACTGCCTTACCTCTACTACCTGCAGTACCTGACTTTCCGTGATCTTGGCCAGCGAGGAAGACAACGTCAGGCTGTATTGAACTTATTTAACTGCTATCGTGACGCCAGCTGTCGTTCCCATCTCTACCACCGTGAGACGTATTTTAACCTGGTTGGGCACTGCAGGGAGATGGAGGGCCTTCCGGAGTTGGCGTTACTACAGTACAGGAGATCCGTCGAAGGGATGCCCAGGAACAACGCGGCGCACTGGCATATTTACAGACTAAATCATGGCTACGAGATTTAG